The Acanthopagrus latus isolate v.2019 chromosome 20, fAcaLat1.1, whole genome shotgun sequence genomic sequence AGGACGCCAAATCCAACGTCGCCTTCGAGATAGAGAAGCTGTGCGGGATCCCCAACGTGCTGGGCGTCCTGGCTCCGGCCCACTTCAAGATCCGAGCCTCTCCGTACGAGAAGGACAGCTTCAGGTCGTTCGTCAACACGCTGGGTCACACGTCGGTGGTGAGCCAGTTCATATGCGACTCCGACGGCAACATACTGAGCGTGGAGAAGTGCTGCGTGGGCAGCACGCTCGAGCAGGAGATGTGGGAGTCGTCGTTTaaagggagggagatggaggaggacctGCACGGACCGTACTGGGTCATCGGTAAGACGCGTGCACAGCATGAGACACAGAAGGCAATGACGTAATGATGCTCAACATGTGCAAGTGTAAAACCATCCCACTCACACACGACCTGCTGCATCACCTGCCACTAATTTAACACAGGAGAAACAGACGTCCCATGTtcagaggctttgtcctcactgcagcggccGCGGGTTCGAGTCCCAGCCTGGGCACCCTTGCtgcatgccccccccccccccccatcctgtttcctgtcatctctgaggttgtcaataaaataaaaaaaacatttaaaggccAAAATAATATAAACGAAATGCATTAAATCAACCATTTTGCTCCTTCCAACGGTCTGAACTCACACCACTTAttggtgtgtttctgttaatGATATTTGGGACTGATGATACTCAGGAATGAAGAAATTCTGACATCGATACATCAGCGCATATGCACACATGTTTTTGCAGTGCTCCCTCAAATCTGTCTATCAAACACGAAGCTATCTTGCCTATATCTTGCCTACTAAGCAGGTAGGAATTATAATTATGATATTACCCCAAGCATTTTTTGCTGCATTCTCAAATAAAAAGATATTGATTTACTGTCACTAACATGCATGATGATGCACAcccctttttgtgtgttttaagagCATTATTTTATCGTCTTCCAAATAGAATGCTCACATGAGCTGGTTTCCTTGGATTGGAGGTGCAGATGAGTTTCCCAGCATCGTGTACTAAATTCCAAGTCTTCAGGATTAACACTTCATCGGTCTTGTGTCTTTCTCAAAGGTGGGAAAAGCTATAAACTGAGCATGCACGTCTTGACTCCTGTGTCAGAACCGGCCAACGACAAGGAGATCCGCTTCAACGAGGCCCACGCAAAGATCCACAACGTCATGCGGACGACGCTCGGCTCCATGAAGAGGCGCTTCAAGTGTCTGATGCAGTTGGGTTTTGCGCAAGAAGGCTCCCTGGACAAAAAGTCCAACATCATCAAGTCGTGCAGCGTCCTACACAACATCGCCAAGAAGTTCTCCACCCCTCCCCCGCCCGTAGCTGGTAAAATCGAGCCCCTGCATCCAGGGAGGCAGCGTTCAGTGCCAGTAGAAATCAACTCTGAGGCTGTGAAAGCCAGACAGGAAATCATTGATAGTAAGTTTAATAAATCTGTCGTCTCCAGCAGCAAGAACCCACCAAGTAAAGACGCCACAGAGGAGGACGCGTGAGCAGAGTTGGCGCATTCGCCACTGCAGGACGCAAAAGGATCAAACACTGGAACTGGAACCCAAACCCAGTTTATGATGCCTAAAATAAGACTTAATAAGTTACAGTCGAAGGCGAGTTGCTGTTCTGTGACTTTCTGACACTAACCTCTAAatgtgatctgtttttttttttctttttttttaatctcagttGCAGACTTTGTAAAACCACATTCAGGgatttttgttaataaaaaatattttatttcttgtacaaatagaaacaaaatgtcttttcctCCTACATTTCTTAAAGTTTCTAAACTAGATCTGAAAACAGAGAGTGTGGCTCctcacataataataataataataataataataataataatagtagtagtattatACTACATGCATTATACTACATGTTTGACAAATGAGATgaacaaaaattaaatgtaaacattatcTTAAGTGTCTTATGAATAtaaatttaatgtaattaaactaaatatagcagttttttttagtttagttgcAGGGCTGAAAGTCTCAAGGATTTGTGTGAAAGACTTGGAGCTCTGTGTCGTATATCGGGTCTGGGTTCTCGTACACGTGCTCCTCAGCCTTCTTGTCTGTCAGCAGACAGTCCATGATGCACTGGTGCAGGAAAATGTACAGGGACTGTAAAGAAATAATTCACAGTGGctggtgatttaaaaatgtacacagtgtGTTTATCCTTAAACCCTGTGGCAGCCAGATTACAAACTGCATAGTGTAGATGTCTAGCACTTGTGTTTGGACTCTTAATTCAGTTTCACTAAGATTGTAAAGATGCTTATAGACAGAAACATTAGCTCAGTGAAGCCTACATTaatgagactgaaaacatgATTTCAGTTCTTACACGTAAGTATTACATGGCAAACTTAATTTAAAGGTGTTACTTGTACTATATCACACTTTATAGTCAGGTAACTAAGGAAGTGAAAGCGCAGCCTGAAGCTATTTAGGACGACCTGTTTTACCTCCGTCTGCACCATGTGAGGTCGATTCAGTCTCATCTTGTGCACAAAGGCATTGATGCCCACTGCTCTTTCCTTCTCAAGCTGCTGAAGCAGCACATCCAGGGCAATGATAGTTCCAGTCCGCCCCACTCCagcactgacagagacacacacagcaagatGTAAGCAGTTAGTGTACAGGTGTGATGTTGATCATCATCAGGTGGTCCTGATGGTTGTAAGACAAGATATAAATACAGTaagctttttttcagtttaacctCATTATTTCGTTTCCCTAATGTGGTTTCCACATAAAAGTGTCCAAAGATGGCTCTGGACCTGAAACTAGACAAGCGCTCGTTCTGTACCTGCAGTGAACCACAGTTGGCGCTCCAGCTCCTTCTCTGTGGATGTGCTGTCTCACCAGTCCTCTGAACTGGATCAGGACTTCTGTGCCCTGTGGGACTCCATGGTCAGGCcaagcagtgaaatgaaaatgtctcacTGTGCGCTCCTCTGAGGTCTTACTCTGAgagaaaagattttaaaaaaaggaaatcaaacacTGTAGGTCTGTTTTTAACCAATATAGCGGTCGGTAAATGATACCAAAAATCCTCAACCACACATTTGGtacttttgtttcactttgtcgTGCCTTCTGACTTGGGAATATATCAAGAAACCCAACCTACTTAGTTACACCATAAACATTTTAGAGGTGTTTCGTACATGTTTCACCCTAAAGTCCCTCAAGGTCCAGTTTGGCTCCTGCTGCTCAGAATTCATGGTGACTGTCAGCTCTCCATAACGGCAAGGATCACTGTTGGCAGGCCAGTACTGTTCACACTTAGTctaggaaaaggaaaaacaaaaaaaatgcaaaattaagTTCTTGAAGCGTGTAGCTGCAGCACTAGACCATGAAGTGGCACTGAACACTGACTGAACATCCTACGAAAAACCTGATAACTAGAGAGCACAGAAATGATTCATGGCAAATCACTACGTTTTCAGTTTGCACCAGTAAAAGGTTCTCAAATCTTCATGGGAACTCACCCGTCCTCCCTCGGTGCAGTTGGTTACCATGACGATGCCTGTCACTTTTTGCTCCCAGATCATCCTCCAGAAATCATTCACTGTGGACGGCAGAGGACCCTGAGTGGCGATGTACTCTCTGTCGCTGTTGTAGCCCTGAGAAGTGATTGTCAAAATTAATATGTAGACTTTTTGAGCTTTTATGTGTCTTTGATTGTCCTGATGTCAATCTGCACAATGTTCCAGCAGCCATTTGCTTGCAACTGTGCCACTTCACTCCAGAGAGGTGAAAGGTTCAAGCTTCTCAATCTGTTTCTTCTAACTGAAGGACTTTTTTTAACCACTtgagtaaagttttttttataagcTCAACGTATCCTGGTGTACAACAATTAGAGAACGAGTTTTACTAAATGATTTTTCAGGCATCAAGTAATACCTACGGGCATGTAACTGGCATTTATGTAGTCAGAGGTCGCATTGGGATCTGATGTAGTTAGCTTCACCCGGCACCAGTCGTCTAAGATAAGAAAAcaggagatgtttttttgttgcaatgcACCACATCAGCCACGACTGGAAACTGAATCATTGGGTCAGGAACTGTTGTATGAATACCGTCTCGCCACAGGCTTACATGGCAGGACACTGTCGAGCCGGTTCCTCGCTTTGTTCTCAGGCAGAAGAGCCGTCTTCTGTGTCTGCCCCGTGCCGACAGGAAGGAGGCTCTGCATGACAGTTTGCAGATGACACGGCACGCAATTGAGACAAAgcacaacaggaaacagaataGAGCAGCACCACGATGACACACAGGCACATTTACAGTCTGTTGCAAGTATAGGCCGATGCAAaagagcacagaaaaaaaacattatatatcTTTCTTATGCACCTCATACTCCTGGCTGAAACCCCGGTTGTCGTCCCCACGTAATTGGTAGAAGTGGTCTGGAAACTTTGCCACCGAAAtagttcttaaaaaaaaacaaaaaaaaaaacataaaaagtatAATGTATGTAATAATCCCATAAAAGAGAACTGATTTACATAAATATTACAGAATAGGGACAGACAGTAATCACAGATACAgcaatttttctttctttctcatccAGATGCACTGATAGTGGTGTTAACATTATGAAGAGTATACTTACTTGCGCTTTTTATTAGATTGTTTGGAGCCAACAGTGACAagcttttttcttctgtgggaaagaaacaaagtgtttcatttATGAGTCTGGAGAGTACATTTCAGGGAGATAATGCAGATGTAGTCACTGAGGCAGCACCAACCTGATAATATCTGGTCTTTTCAgcaaaatgaagacaacaagACAGACCAGGACAACAAAAAGGAGCACAGCAAACACTGAACCTGCAATGACTCCTAGAGGAAGTAAAATCTGCTTTAAGTGATATGTAACATGAAGTGGAAACGCAACAGAGCAGTCCCTATTGCATCAGCCTCACATTATCTTTATTTGCCCTCTATCATGAGGATGTTGTAATCTAATAAAAGAAACCAGTTTCAAATaatcaaaaccaaacaacaagCAGGTGACATAAACAGCacaacagtgagaaaaaaaagtgagaatacgttgtttatattttacaaaaagaaaccaaaagtcaCATACTCACCCCTTGAATCAGTagcacatgaaaaaacaaatggctCAGAATGCTGCTCAGAACCCTTTCCAGTCCCAGACAGTGAAGTTAAAGACACCTCATAATGTTTGGCAGGTAGGAATCCAGATAATACGATAGAATGTCCATCATCTTTATCCTTTCTATAAGATTTCCCCGTCACATTCACTTCCACTGCAGTCCACACACCCTCCGGTTCATCCCAGGCAATACGGACAGAATATCCAGCATCCCAGTGCTCACAGCGAGCATTTAAGCATGGAGGAACTGAATAAAACAGGTAGAAAGATGCATTTACCGTAcaatcaaacacaacaaaaaggtTTGATGAAAAACAACGCTGATGATCATTTCAAAATTTGCACTTCACtgcaaaagtatttttttcttctctttctttcaacaGGGGTCATTCCAACAGTATGTTTGATGCCAAATAATGTATTGTCTTGACACGTATTGTCCAATTAGTCAATTAAAAGAAACTTGTTGAAATCTGTAATACTTAATGATTAATAGCTATTAAAGTCCAACTTGGCCAAAATGGGGAGTTgctatttatttctttgttggcTACATTCAATATTTTGggatttttgaatgtttgttggAAGAAAATTACAACATGCACTGCTGTGGACTCAGGTACTTGCTGGTATTTAACActtttttcacttctttctttGTGAGTAATCTATTAATGAAGGAATCATTGATAAATCACTTATCTAAATAAAAATCATAGTTGCCACCTATATAATCACAAAGAACAATTTCAAATAGCCTGATCAACTTGTGGTATGAAATAAGAGGTGTTTTCAAAGCACAGACACTActtttataattaaaatgttttgaaattagGGTgcttcacattcattttcatggATTTCTACTTACTGATTGTCAGATTGTGTTCACACTGGTCCAAGTGTTTGGAGTTGTTTTCATACCAAAGATACAACTCATAGGTTGCACCAGGGTAAAGGCCAGTAAATGACACATTTGGACCGCCAGGACTGACATGTTCTTGTGATTTGTATTTGGCTGTTGCATTTGTGAACAGGCCTTCAACCATTCCTTGGATTGATGAGGTAGTAACATGCCATCGTACACTGGCACAGTCTATGCctgaaatgaatgagaaaatattggagaaaaaaacattcatttgttaGTTGTTAGCACattattcaaaaaatgaaacaatattttatttttcatttagaaaaatataGTGGTAACAGTTCTGTATTACGTGTTATTGTGTAGTCTTCATAAGAAGTGCTGTTGAGTCCAGAGAACTGAGTGATGATGCTGAATGGATACGCTCTTCCAGGCTGGAGAGATGTGAATCTATGTAACACAACACCTGTGGATgtatttaggagaatgctgtacCCGTTCATTTGGAGAAAGTAGCTCCAGCCTTTATCCACATCCACGTTCCACACCAGGGTTATACTGGTTGTAGAGCGCTCAGTGACATTGACCAAAGTCACCTGTGAGGGAActgatgaagaaagaaaaaaaaatagccttcACTCACAAACCAGTTAAAGGATTTTCACTataattcacacaaacatgcaggcTATGTATCAATATGAATACATTTGGGAATGAGCTTTAAATATAATCTTAATATAGGCAAGAGATGGTAAAGATGATGTGTGACTAATAGCCTATGTATTATGATATATGATGATTTATGATCATTTAGAGACAGTCTAGTTAAGCCATTAAAAGTTAGTTAGTAGATAGTAGATTGATCTCAATTATCCAGGCAGTGCGAGTCCACGTCCAGTTCACCTTCTACTGGCTGTTGTGTTTGCCATTGAAGTTTTTAGCAACTGTTTtccactttttgttttccacacttTTTTAACTGCTCTTCTGCTTTGAGAGATGCTGGAATGTAAAGAGTCATTACTCtttgtaaatatacagtacactgtTGCAGTATCTCTCTATCAGCTGttgcaagttttgttttgctctcgaCTGACAAAGGGGAAGGTGaatcaaaatgattattatttcatatcaCAGGCAAAATGGATTAGTCCACAGGTGATCACTTACCGGTGACGGCTTGAAACATGTATCCAGTGCTGTTCACTTcctcaaacacagtgaaaagtgTGAAACTGTATTTGGTTCCAGCAGTGAGAGAAGAGACCTCATATGTTACTGAAGCCTCTGAATCAGatgcagtgatattttccacCTTGGGACTGCCTTTGTCCTCGTATTGTAGCAAATATGTTGGGATGTTGTTAACCTTGTCCCACATCAGAGTTATACTGTTCTCACTTTGTCTTAACACTTCCACTCCCTTAACATTTTCAGGAGCTGAAAAACAGAGTTGACAGTTTCATTAGAAAAATGGTTGAGCACAAACACTTTCAACACAAAATATCTGACTTTGtgtattcttttctttgtaaAGTAACACCCTCATtgaattccatttttttaatcaacaacaTCCATAAATGTCAACGAGCAACACCAGTCAATGAATAAGAGATTCTATATATGTTGTTTCAGAGCTCTGTCTTGTTGTCAGCCTGTCTCAGGAGGAAAACATCTTAACAGTGACTGCAGACAGATTTactccactgctgctgacacgctcaaacacagtgaagagAGTGAAGACATATTTAGTCCCACTTGTGAGTCCAGTGATTGTATGTGTCACTTGATTTCCCGCTGATGCAGTGACATCTATCTCAAATCTATTGAACAAAAGCCTGCAGTTGAGGATGTCATCCGCTTTATTCCACTGAAGAGTTATACTGGTCTCGTTTTGTGCAATAGCTTGATATATGTCTGTGTTACGAGGAgctgaaatgtgaagaaacatgATGAAGGAACTGTCACAAAATGATTTAAGATATACTTAAGTGTGTAGTTCAGAAAGACATCCACTTTATTCCACTGCAGAGTTATACTGGTCTCATTTTGTGTAATTGCTTTGAACTGTTCTGCTTTGAGAGGCGCTACAATGTAAAGaggcattcattcattttaaatatacagtacatcatCTCTCCACACTAGAGCAACTTTAAATTGAATATTGTTACAGATCTCTGGCCTGGATCTTGTTTTAGACCTGTatcaggacagacagacatgaatccttgtaaatatacagtacactgtTACAGTACACTGTATAATCTCTCTAtagaagttttgttttgctctcgaCTGACAAAGGGGAAGGTgaatcaaaatgattattttttcatatcacagGCAAAATGGATTAGTCCACAGGTGATCACTTACCGGTGACGGCTTGAAACGCGTATCCAGTGCTGTTCACTTcctcaaacacagtgaaaagcgTGAAACTGTATTTGGTTCCAGCAGTGAGAGAAGAGACCTCATGTGTTACTGAAGCCTCTGAATCAGatgcagtgatattttccacCTTGGAACTGCCTTTGTCCTCGTATTGTAGTAAATATGTTGGGATGTTGTTAACCTTGTCCCACATCAGAGTTATACTGTTCTCACTTTGTCTTAACACTTCCACTCCCTTAACATTTTCAGgatctgaaaaacacagagttgacagtttcattagaaaaaaagagCTTAGTGTGAGACTTTCAACACAATAATGGGGTTTGTGTATTCTTTTTAAGCAAAGGAATAATTTAATGGAATTTAATTCAACAGCAATAGTCAAACATGATAAGCATGCAAGCCCAATCTATTAATACTAATGTTTTAATCAGATATTTTAACAGATCTCTGTCTTGGGCCGTGTCTCAGTATCATtccagctgaaaaacatttaatcagtgactgcagtgtatcttactctgctgcttctgacattttcaaacacagtaAAGAGACTGGAATCAAATTTAGTCCCACTTGTGAGTCCTGGGATTATATGTGTCACTTGATTTCCTGCTGACGCAGTGACACTTATCTCTCCTTCAGCATATTCAAGTATACAGTTGGAGAAGCCAACCACTTTATTCCACTGCATCGGTCTCATTGTGTGCAACTGTTTTGAACTCTTCTGCAATAAGGGGAGCTGGAGTGTAAAGGGTCATTACTCATTGTAAATATACAGAACACTGTTGCAGTACACTGTATAATCTCTCTACATCAGCTGttgcaagttttgttttgctttcgACTGACAAAGGGGAAGGTgaatcaaaatgattattttttcatatcacagGCAAAATGGATTAGTCCACAGGTGATCACTTACCAGTGACGGCTTGAAACACGTATCCAGTGCTGTTCACTTcctcaaacacagtgaaaagtgTGAAACTGTATTTGGTTCCAGCAGTGAGAGAAGAGACCTCATGTGTTACTGAAGCCCCTGAATCAGATGCAATGATATTTTCCACCTTGGAACTGCCTTTGTCCTCGTATTGTAGCAAATATGTTGGGATGTTGTTAACCTTGTCCCACATCAGAGTTATACTGTTCTCACTTTGTCCTGACACTTCCACTCCCTTAACATTTTCaggagctgaaaaacacagaattgACAgtttcattagaaaaaaagagCTTAGTGTGAGACTTTCAACTCAATAATGGGGTTTGTGTATTCTTTTTAAGCAAAGGaataatttaattgaatttaacaGCAATAGTCAAACATGATAAGCATGCAAGCCCAATCTATTAATACTAATGTTTCAATCAGATATTTTAACAGATCTCTGTCTTGGACCATGTCTCAGTACCATtccagctgaaaaacatttaatcagtgactgcagtgtatcttactctgctgcttctgtcattttcaaacacagtgaagaGACTGGAATCAAATTTAGTCCCACTTGTGAGTCCTGGGATTATATGTTACTTGATTTCCTGCTGACGCAGTGACACTTATCTCTCCTTCAGCATATTCAAGTATACAGTTGGAGAAGCCAACCACTTTATTCCACTGCATCGGTCTCATTGTGTGTAACTGTTTTGAACTCTTCTGCAATAACGGGAGCTGGAGTGTAAAGAGTCATTACTCattgtaaatatacagtacactgtTGCAGTACACTGTATAATCTCTCTATATCAGCTGttgcaagttttgttttgctcttgaCTGACAAAGGGGAAGGTgaatcaaaatgattattttttcatatcacagGCAAAATGGATTAGTCCACAGGTGATCACTTACCGGTGACGGCTTGAAACGCGTATCCAGTGCTGTTCACTTcctcaaacacagtgaaaagtgTGAAAGTGTATTTGGTTCCAGCAGTGAGAGAAGAGACCTCATGTGTTACTGAAGCCTCTGAATCAGATGCAATGATATTTTCCACCTTGGAACTGCCTTTGTCCTCGTATTGTAGCAAATATGTTGGGATGTTGTTAACCTTGTCCCACATCAGAGTTATACTGTTCTCACTTTGTCCTGACACTTCCACTCCCTTAACATTTTCaggagctgaaaaacacagagttgaaagtttcattagaaaaaaagagCTTAGTGTGAGACTTTCAACACAATAATGGGGTTTGTGTATTCTTTTTAAGCAAAGGaataatttaattgaatttaacaGCAATAGTCAAACATGATAAGCATGCAAGCCCAATCTATTAATACTAATGTTTCAATCAGATATTTTAACAGATCTCTGTCTTGGACCATGTCTCAGTACCATtccagctgaaaaacatttaatcagtgactgcagtgtatcttactctgctgcttctgacattttcaaacacagtgaagaGACTGGAATCAAATTTAGTCCCACTTGTGAGTCCTGGGATTATATGTGTCACTTGATTTCCTGCTGACGCAGTGACACTTATCTCTCCTTCAGCATATTCAAGTATACAGTTGGAGAAGCCAACCACTTTATTCCACTGCATCGATCTCATTGTGTGCAACTGTTTTGAACTCTTCTGCAATAAGGAGAGCTGGAGTGTAAAGGGTCATTACTCtttgtaaatatacagtacactgtTGCAGTACATTGTATAATCTCTCTATATCAGCTGttgcaagttttgttttgctctcaaCTGACAAAGGGgaaagtgaatgaaaatgatttttttttttatatcacagaCAAAATGACTCAGTCCATATGTACATTAAGTGATCACTTACCAGTGACGGCTTGAAACATGTATCCAGTGCTGTTCACTTTCTCTAACACAGTGAAAAGCGTGAAACTGTATTTGGTTCCAGCAGTGAGAGAAGAGACCTCATGTGTTACTGAAGTCCCTGAATCAGatgcagtgatattttccacCTTGGAACTGCCTTTGTCCTCATATTGTAGCAAATATTTTGGGATGTTGTTAACCTTGTCCCACATCAGAGTTATACTGTTCTCACTTTGTCTTAACACTTCCACTCCTGTGACATTTTCaggagctgaaaaacaaaaagttgacAC encodes the following:
- the LOC119009378 gene encoding receptor-type tyrosine-protein phosphatase eta-like isoform X1 gives rise to the protein MTKPLFFKVTSDQLLLCVFLSLLWGVTDSNTTTGKTTVISSSTTPPTTTPSSTTPPTTIPSTANPLTIKPSPRNAGMFQAIAQNETSITLQWNKVDDILNYRLLFNGSEINVTTSAGNQVEHTIPGLTSGTKYVFTLLAVYESVRSSGVTLSAVTAPENVKGVEVSGQSENSISLMWDKVNNITTYLLQYEDKGSSKVENITASDSEASVTHEVSSLTAGTKYNFTLFTVFEEVNSTGYAFQAVTAPENVKGVEVSGQSENSITLMWDKVNNIPTYLLQYEDKGSPKVENITASDSGTSVTHEVSSLTAGTNYSFTLFTVFEEVNSPGYAFQAVTAPENVKGVEVSGQSENSITLMWDKVNNIPTYLLQYEDKGSPKVENITASDSGTSVTHEVSSLTAGTKYSFTLFTVFEEVNSPGHVFQAVTAPENVKGVEVSGQSENSITLMWDKVNNIPTYLLQYEDKGSPKVENITASDSGTSVTHEVSSLTAGTKYSFTLFTVFEEVNSPGYAFQAVTAPENVKGVEVSGQSENSITLMWDKVNNIPTYLLQYEDKGSPKVENITASDSGTSVTHEVSSLTAGTKYSFTLFTVFEEVNSPGYAFQAVTAPENVKGVEVSGQSENSITLMWDKVNNIPTYLLQYEDKGSSKVENITASDSGTSVTHEVSSLTAGTKYSFTLFTVFEEVNSTGYMFQAVTAPENVKGVEVSGQSENSITLMWDKVNNITTYLLQYEDKGSSKVENITASDSGTSVTHEVSSLTAGTKYSFMLFTVFEELNSTGYAFQAVTAPENVTGVEVLRQSENSITLMWDKVNNIPKYLLQYEDKGSSKVENITASDSGTSVTHEVSSLTAGTKYSFTLFTVLEKVNSTGYMFQAVTAPENVKGVEVSGQSENSITLMWDKVNNIPTYLLQYEDKGSSKVENIIASDSEASVTHEVSSLTAGTKYTFTLFTVFEEVNSTGYAFQAVTAPENVKGVEVSGQSENSITLMWDKVNNIPTYLLQYEDKGSSKVENIIASDSGASVTHEVSSLTAGTKYSFTLFTVFEEVNSTGYVFQAVTDPENVKGVEVLRQSENSITLMWDKVNNIPTYLLQYEDKGSSKVENITASDSEASVTHEVSSLTAGTKYSFTLFTVFEEVNSTGYAFQAVTAPENVKGVEVLRQSENSITLMWDKVNNIPTYLLQYEDKGSPKVENITASDSEASVTYEVSSLTAGTKYSFTLFTVFEEVNSTGYMFQAVTVPSQVTLVNVTERSTTSITLVWNVDVDKGWSYFLQMNGYSILLNTSTGVVLHRFTSLQPGRAYPFSIITQFSGLNSTSYEDYTITRIDCASVRWHVTTSSIQGMVEGLFTNATAKYKSQEHVSPGGPNVSFTGLYPGATYELYLWYENNSKHLDQCEHNLTIIPPCLNARCEHWDAGYSVRIAWDEPEGVWTAVEVNVTGKSYRKDKDDGHSIVLSGFLPAKHYEVSLTSLSGTGKGSEQHSEPFVFSCATDSRGVIAGSVFAVLLFVVLVCLVVFILLKRPDIIRRKKLVTVGSKQSELFRWQSFQTTSTNYVGTTTGVSARSMRASFLSARGRHRRRLFCLRTKRGTGSTVSCHVSLWRDDDWCRVKLTTSDPNATSDYINASYMPGYNSDREYIATQGPLPSTVNDFWRMIWEQKVTGIVMVTNCTEGGRTKCEQYWPANSDPCRYGELTVTMNSEQQEPNWTLRDFRVKHSKTSEERTVRHFHFTAWPDHGVPQGTEVLIQFRGLVRQHIHREGAGAPTVVHCSAGVGRTGTIIALDVLLQQLEKERAVGINAFVHKMRLNRPHMVQTESLYIFLHQCIMDCLLTDKKAEEHVYENPDPIYDTELQVFHTNP
- the LOC119009378 gene encoding receptor-type tyrosine-protein phosphatase eta-like isoform X2, with amino-acid sequence MTKPLFFKVTSDQLLLCVFLSLLWGVTDSNTTTGKTTVISSSTTPPTTTPSSTTPPTTIPSTANPLTIKPSPRNAGMFQAIAQNETSITLQWNKVDDILNYRLLFNGSEINVTTSAGNQVEHTIPGLTSGTKYVFTLLAVYESVRSSGVTLSAVTAPENVKGVEVSGQSENSISLMWDKVNNITTYLLQYEDKGSSKVENITASDSEASVTHEVSSLTAGTKYNFTLFTVFEEVNSTGYAFQAVTAPENVKGVEVSGQSENSITLMWDKVNNIPTYLLQYEDKGSPKVENITASDSGTSVTHEVSSLTAGTNYSFTLFTVFEEVNSPGYAFQAVTAPENVKGVEVSGQSENSITLMWDKVNNIPTYLLQYEDKGSPKVENITASDSGTSVTHEVSSLTAGTKYSFTLFTVFEEVNSPGHVFQAVTAPENVKGVEVSGQSENSITLMWDKVNNIPTYLLQYEDKGSPKVENITASDSGTSVTHEVSSLTAGTKYSFTLFTVFEEVNSPGYAFQAVTAPENVKGVEVSGQSENSITLMWDKVNNIPTYLLQYEDKGSPKVENITASDSGTSVTHEVSSLTAGTKYSFTLFTVFEEVNSPGYAFQAVTAPENVKGVEVSGQSENSITLMWDKVNNIPTYLLQYEDKGSSKVENITASDSGTSVTHEVSSLTAGTKYSFTLFTVFEEVNSTGYMFQAVTAPENVKGVEVSGQSENSITLMWDKVNNITTYLLQYEDKGSSKVENITASDSGTSVTHEVSSLTAGTKYSFMLFTVFEELNSTGYAFQAVTAPENVTGVEVLRQSENSITLMWDKVNNIPKYLLQYEDKGSSKVENITASDSGTSVTHEVSSLTAGTKYSFTLFTVLEKVNSTGYMFQAVTAPENVKGVEVSGQSENSITLMWDKVNNIPTYLLQYEDKGSSKVENIIASDSEASVTHEVSSLTAGTKYTFTLFTVFEEVNSTGYAFQAVTAPENVKGVEVSGQSENSITLMWDKVNNIPTYLLQYEDKGSSKVENIIASDSGASVTHEVSSLTAGTKYSFTLFTVFEEVNSTGYVFQAVTDPENVKGVEVLRQSENSITLMWDKVNNIPTYLLQYEDKGSSKVENITASDSEASVTHEVSSLTAGTKYSFTLFTVFEEVNSTGYAFQAVTAPENVKGVEVLRQSENSITLMWDKVNNIPTYLLQYEDKGSPKVENITASDSEASVTYEVSSLTAGTKYSFTLFTVFEEVNSTGYMFQAVTVPSQVTLVNVTERSTTSITLVWNVDVDKGWSYFLQMNGYSILLNTSTGVVLHRFTSLQPGRAYPFSIITQFSGLNSTSYEDYTITRIDCASVRWHVTTSSIQGMVEGLFTNATAKYKSQEHVSPGGPNVSFTGLYPGATYELYLWYENNSKHLDQCEHNLTIIPPCLNARCEHWDAGYSVRIAWDEPEGVWTAVEVNVTGKSYRKDKDDGHSIVLSGFLPAKHYEVSLTSLSGTGKGSEQHSEPFVFSCATDSRGVIAGSVFAVLLFVVLVCLVVFILLKRPDIIRRKKLVTVGSKQSNKKRKTISVAKFPDHFYQLRGDDNRGFSQEYESLLPVGTGQTQKTALLPENKARNRLDSVLPYDWCRVKLTTSDPNATSDYINASYMPGYNSDREYIATQGPLPSTVNDFWRMIWEQKVTGIVMVTNCTEGGRTKCEQYWPANSDPCRYGELTVTMNSEQQEPNWTLRDFRVKHSKTSEERTVRHFHFTAWPDHGVPQGTEVLIQFRGLVRQHIHREGAGAPTVVHCSAGVGRTGTIIALDVLLQQLEKERAVGINAFVHKMRLNRPHMVQTESLYIFLHQCIMDCLLTDKKAEEHVYENPDPIYDTELQVFHTNP